From the genome of Oxyura jamaicensis isolate SHBP4307 breed ruddy duck chromosome 2, BPBGC_Ojam_1.0, whole genome shotgun sequence, one region includes:
- the STEAP2 gene encoding metalloreductase STEAP2 isoform X2: MESISMMGSPKNLNETFLPNVANGIKDASKITIGIIGSGDFAKSLTIRLIRCGYHVVVGSRNPKLAAEFFPHVVDVTHHEDAVAKANIIFVAIHREHYASLWDLKHLLIGKILVDVSNNTRVDQYPDSNAEYLASLFPDSLVVKGFNVVSAWSLQLGPKDASRQVYICSNHVQARHQVTELARQLGFIPIDLGALSSSREIENLPLRLFTLWKGPVVLAISLATFFFIYSFIRDVIHPYVRNQQSDFYKIPIEIVNKTLPIVAITLLSLVYLSGLIAAAYQLYYGTKYRRFPPWLDNWLQCRKQLGLLSFFFATVHVAYSLCLPMRRSERYLFLNMAYQQVHANVENSWNEEEVWRIEMYISFGIMSLGLLSLLAVTSIPSVNSALNWREFSFIQSTLGYVALIISTFHVLIYGWKRAFEEEYYRFYTPPNFVLALVLPSIVILGISHPCFVLVCAEKGVFPPSPFSEATPKLQFIYRGVS; this comes from the exons ATGGAATCAATCTCTATGATGGGAAGTCCTAAGAACCTTAATGAAACTTTTCTACCAAATGTTGCCAATGGCATCAAGGATGCCAGTAAGATCACAATAGGCATCATTGGAAGTGGAGACTTTGCAAAGTCACTGACCATTAGGCTTATCAGATGTGGGTACCACGTGGTTGTAGGAAGCAGAAACCCTAAGCTTGCTGCAGAGTTCTTTCCCCATGTGGTTGATGTCACTCACCATGAAGATGCAGTAGCCAAAGCAAACATCATTTTTGTAGCCATTCACAGAGAACATTACGCCTCTTTGTGGGACCTCAAGCATCTACTCATCGGTAAAATTCTGGTTGATGTCAGCAACAATACAAGAGTAGACCAATATCCAGACTCCAATGCAGAGTACTTGGCATCACTTTTCCCAGATTCCCTGGTTGTCAAAGGATTCAATGTTGTTTCAGCTTGGTCTCTACAGTTAGGACCAAAGGATGCCAGCAGACAG GTCTATATATGCAGTAACCATGTTCAGGCTCGCCATCAAGTTACTGAGCTTGCCCGTCAGCTCGGTTTCATTCCTATTGATCTGGGGGCATTGTCATCTTCAAGGGAGATTGAAAACTTACCTCTGCGACTGTTCACACTGTGGAAGGGGCCTGTGGTGTTGGCCATTAGCCTGGCAACGTTTTTCTTCATCTATTCCTTCATCAGAGATGTAATCCATCCATATGTCAGAAATCAACAGAGTGACTTTTACAAGATCCCCATTGAGATTGTGAACAAGACTCTACCAATTGTTGCCATCACTTTGCTCTCCCTAGTGTATTTGTCAGGACTTATTGCAGCTGCTTATCAGCTTTACTACGGTACCAAGTATAGGCGATTTCCCCCTTGGCTGGACAACTGGCTGCAGTGCCGAAAGCAGCTTGGGCTACTCAGTTTTTTCTTTGCCACCGTGCATGTGGCATACAGCCTCTGCTTACCCATGAGGAGATCAGAGCGATATTTGTTCCTCAATATGGCATATCAACAG GTTCATGCAAATGTTGAAAATTCTTGGAATGAGGAAGAAGTGTGGCGAATTGAAATGTATATCTCCTTTGGAATAATGAGTCTCGGATTGCTTTCTTTGCTGGCAGTAACTTCCATCCCTTCAGTAAACAGTGCCTTAAACTGGAGGGAGTTCAGTTTTATTCAG tctACACTCGGATATGTTGCTCTGATCATAAGTACTTTCCACGTACTGATTTATGGATGGAAGAGAGCTTTTGAAGAAGAGTATTACAGATTTTATACACCACCAAATTTTGTTCTTGCCCTTGTTCTGCCCTCCATTGTAATTCTAG
- the STEAP2 gene encoding metalloreductase STEAP2 isoform X1, with protein sequence MESISMMGSPKNLNETFLPNVANGIKDASKITIGIIGSGDFAKSLTIRLIRCGYHVVVGSRNPKLAAEFFPHVVDVTHHEDAVAKANIIFVAIHREHYASLWDLKHLLIGKILVDVSNNTRVDQYPDSNAEYLASLFPDSLVVKGFNVVSAWSLQLGPKDASRQVYICSNHVQARHQVTELARQLGFIPIDLGALSSSREIENLPLRLFTLWKGPVVLAISLATFFFIYSFIRDVIHPYVRNQQSDFYKIPIEIVNKTLPIVAITLLSLVYLSGLIAAAYQLYYGTKYRRFPPWLDNWLQCRKQLGLLSFFFATVHVAYSLCLPMRRSERYLFLNMAYQQVHANVENSWNEEEVWRIEMYISFGIMSLGLLSLLAVTSIPSVNSALNWREFSFIQSTLGYVALIISTFHVLIYGWKRAFEEEYYRFYTPPNFVLALVLPSIVILGLCQHKKKEEKDTYKVKLPNINSNINHSEFRKVKMHKAVKPVEFTFISY encoded by the exons ATGGAATCAATCTCTATGATGGGAAGTCCTAAGAACCTTAATGAAACTTTTCTACCAAATGTTGCCAATGGCATCAAGGATGCCAGTAAGATCACAATAGGCATCATTGGAAGTGGAGACTTTGCAAAGTCACTGACCATTAGGCTTATCAGATGTGGGTACCACGTGGTTGTAGGAAGCAGAAACCCTAAGCTTGCTGCAGAGTTCTTTCCCCATGTGGTTGATGTCACTCACCATGAAGATGCAGTAGCCAAAGCAAACATCATTTTTGTAGCCATTCACAGAGAACATTACGCCTCTTTGTGGGACCTCAAGCATCTACTCATCGGTAAAATTCTGGTTGATGTCAGCAACAATACAAGAGTAGACCAATATCCAGACTCCAATGCAGAGTACTTGGCATCACTTTTCCCAGATTCCCTGGTTGTCAAAGGATTCAATGTTGTTTCAGCTTGGTCTCTACAGTTAGGACCAAAGGATGCCAGCAGACAG GTCTATATATGCAGTAACCATGTTCAGGCTCGCCATCAAGTTACTGAGCTTGCCCGTCAGCTCGGTTTCATTCCTATTGATCTGGGGGCATTGTCATCTTCAAGGGAGATTGAAAACTTACCTCTGCGACTGTTCACACTGTGGAAGGGGCCTGTGGTGTTGGCCATTAGCCTGGCAACGTTTTTCTTCATCTATTCCTTCATCAGAGATGTAATCCATCCATATGTCAGAAATCAACAGAGTGACTTTTACAAGATCCCCATTGAGATTGTGAACAAGACTCTACCAATTGTTGCCATCACTTTGCTCTCCCTAGTGTATTTGTCAGGACTTATTGCAGCTGCTTATCAGCTTTACTACGGTACCAAGTATAGGCGATTTCCCCCTTGGCTGGACAACTGGCTGCAGTGCCGAAAGCAGCTTGGGCTACTCAGTTTTTTCTTTGCCACCGTGCATGTGGCATACAGCCTCTGCTTACCCATGAGGAGATCAGAGCGATATTTGTTCCTCAATATGGCATATCAACAG GTTCATGCAAATGTTGAAAATTCTTGGAATGAGGAAGAAGTGTGGCGAATTGAAATGTATATCTCCTTTGGAATAATGAGTCTCGGATTGCTTTCTTTGCTGGCAGTAACTTCCATCCCTTCAGTAAACAGTGCCTTAAACTGGAGGGAGTTCAGTTTTATTCAG tctACACTCGGATATGTTGCTCTGATCATAAGTACTTTCCACGTACTGATTTATGGATGGAAGAGAGCTTTTGAAGAAGAGTATTACAGATTTTATACACCACCAAATTTTGTTCTTGCCCTTGTTCTGCCCTCCATTGTAATTCTAG